The Caulobacter vibrioides sequence CCGCTGATAGTCCGCGCCGGCGGGCGTCTTGCCCGTCTTGGCGAACATCATGACGGACTTGTCCTCGCCCACGCCCAGGAACGGCCAGCCGATCCCCTCGATCTTCCGGGACCAGGGCGGCATCGGCGACGGCTTCTTGTCGGTCGCGGTGATCGTGACCGAATCCACCTTGGCCGCATCATCCTTGGGCAAGGTGCCCGGAGCGCCAGCCTGTCCGCTCAACAGCAGAACGGCCGTCAGCATGCCGATCATCAGGTCGCTCCCACGCGCTGTGCGGGAAAAGCCTAAACGCCAAAGCCGTTACACGCTACAGCGACGATCTTGACGCTTGCGCCAAATTCGAACGCCCGTAAGACTTCCCTGCGGGTAAAGGGGAATCTGTAGTGAGTCCGACGACTGACGCCGCCGCTTCGCATGAAGTCGACGCGAGCGAGACCGAAGCCGCCACCAAGAACCTGGTGTTCGTCGCCGCCGAACGCCTGTTCGCGCTGCACGGCTTCCAGAACGTTTCGGTGCGCGACATCACGGCCGCCGCCGGCGTGAATCTGGCCTCGGTGAACTATCACTTTGGCTCCAAGGACGCGTTGCTGTTCGAGATCTTCAAGCGGCGCACGGCCGAGCTCAATCGCGAGCGCGCCAAGATGCTGCACGAGGCCAATGATCGGAACGCCGGCGCTCCGCCGCTGCGCGAGATCCTGGCGGCCCTGCTGACCCCGCCGCTGCGCTGGCTGGCGCCCGATCACGAGCGCCGCATCTCGCTGCAGTTCCTGATCCGCGCCCGCAGCGAAGGCACCGACGAGATTCGCCAGGTGCTGAAGACCGACGTGTCGCACCTGCGCCGCTTCTCGGACGCCCTGCTGCGCGCCCGCCCCGAGCTGTCGCCCGAGGAGGTCTACTGGCGGCTGCACTTCACCCTGGGCATGTTGCACAACAACCGCTTCGCCGAGTTCGACCGGCTGAACGTTCTGTCCGAGGGGCAGACCAGCGAAGCCGACGTCGTGGCCCTGCTGAACCGCATGCTGGGCTTCGCCGAGGCCGGTTTCCGCGCCTGATCGCGCACCGAACCGGCGCCGGGGCTTCCCTGACGAGACGGCTTGTCCCCGCCGGGGACGGCTTTCAGAGCAAGGCCCTGAGCCCTTGCGGTTAAAGGAAAACGCCCGCCGCGCGCCCCCGACGCTGGGGTCCCCAATTCGGGCGCGTCATCTCAGCGCAGGCGTTCAACTCACACGCTAGACGCCTGTACAGGGCCCTGCGGCGCCCTTAACCTTACCGGCAGGGAATGGGGAGCTGTCGAGCATGCGACATGTCGCGCTCGGATGTGTGTTGGTGGCGACAGGTCTCGCGGTCGTAGGAACCGCGACGGCGTGGTCGACTCGTGCTCCCGAAGCCTTCAACCAGACCCTGACGCTCGCAGGCGGCCCGACGGACGGAGCCGCCGGTGATGACGTGGACGCGCCCATCGCAACGGCGCGTTACGGCGGCGAGCGGTCGCGGACGACTGCGGCGGAGGCGACAACAGCGCCGGCCGCCGCGACCGTAGCGCTGGCCGGCGGCCTGTCCGAAGCGGGTCTAGCCGGGGCCGCGCCCGCCAAGCCAGAGCCAGCCCTCTCGACGCCCAAGGCCTACGCCCGCACAGAAGCGCCGGCCCCGCGCCCCGCGACGCGGATTCTAACCGAGGCCGCGCCGTCCCATCCGCGCCCGGTTCTGGCCCTGACCCACGTCAAGACCTATCGGCCCTACGCCAAGGTTCTGAAAGTCGAGGTCGACAAGGAGCCGCTGCCGTTTACGCCGTTGGGCGTACAGTCTAGCGCCGTGAAGCGCCTCAGCCTCAACGCCTCGAACCTGATCTCGAAGGCCAGCGCCTCGGCGGAGGACCTCCGGCGCGGGCGCTGGATGCTGTTCGCCGCCAGCTCCGGCAAGGCCTACAGCCTGAACATGGTGCGCGACACCCTCAATGGCTGGCGCAACGCCGGCTTCAGCGAAGATAAGGTCGCGCGCTTTGGCAGCCGGCAGGTCGGCGTCGGCTATCGCAAGAACAACAATCAGGTGTCGCTTTCGGCGACGCGGCGCAAGCTGAACTCGATCGACTATTCCGACAAGGATACCGTCGTCGGCGTCACGGTCTCGATCCAGGGGCGCTAAGCCCGACGGTCTCCGCGGCGCAACCCCAGAGACCGCCCGGGACGCGCTCAGCCGCGCGCGGCGGCGATTCGGGCGCGCGCGATCTCGTCGGCGACGAGGTTGGCCGGACGCTTTTCGGCGATCGACTGATCGATCACTTCCGCCAGGGTCTGGGCGAGGCGATCAAGCTTGGTCGCCACCCAGCCGCCGTCGAAGGCGCCGCCGGCTTCCAGGGCGCGGATCTCGGCCGCCACATTGATGATGCCGCCGCCGTTGATGACGTAGTCCGGCGCGTAGAGGATTCCGCGATCGAACACGGTCTGGCCGATCATCGCGTCGGCCAGCTGGTTGTTGGCGCCGCCGGCGATCACCTTGACCTTCAGACGCGGCAGGGTCGCGTTCGAGATCGCGCCGCCCAGGGCGCAAGGGGCGAACACGTCGGCCTCGACGTCGAAGATCGCATCGGTCGGCACGATCGTGGCGCCGGTCTTGGCGGCGACCTCGGCCAGGGCGACCTGATTGACGTCGGCGATGATCAGCTCCGCGCCGGCCGCATGCAGCTTTTCAGCCAGATAGGCGCCGACGTGGCCGACGCCCTGGATGGCGACGCGAACGCCCTTCAGGTCGCGGTTCAGAGCGCGCTCGACGCAGAGGCGCACGCCCCGGAACACGCCCTCGGCGGTCACCGGCGACGGATCGCCCGAGGCGGCCGCGTGGCCTTCCAGGCCGGCGACGAAGCGGGTGGTCTTGCGGGTGCTTTCCAGGTCCGACGGCGAGACGCCGACGTCCTCGGCGGTCCAGTACTGGCCACCCAGGCTGTCGACGGCGCGACCGAAGGCTTCGAACAGTTCCGGCGTCTTCTGGCTACGGCTGTCGCCGATGATCACGGCCTTGCCGCCGCCGAAGTCGAGGTCGGCCATGGCGTTCTTGTACGACATGCCGCGCGACAGCCGCAGGGCGTCCGTCAGGGCCGCATCGGCGCTGGAGTAGTCCCACATGCGGCAGCCGCCGGCGGCCGGTCCGCGCGCGGTCGAATGGACCGCGATGATCGACTTCAGACCAGTTTTTTCGTCGAAGAAAGCGTGAACGCCTTCGTGTCCCTCGAAATCGGGGGAATCGAACAAGGTCATGCTGCCGGTCTCGCCTCAGCCAGAATGAAGTTGGCGGGCGGTGTACGCTGGCTTTCCCCGGCTCACAAGCCCGAAGGCTGACCTTGCGACAAGGTGCGTTTGGCCGCCTTGGGCGGGTCAAGCGCTGTCATGCCCGTGACGCTGGCGGGGATGGCCGGAACACCCGACGGCGGCCAGGCGTCGGGCGGGTCGCGCAGGAACGCCTCGGCGTCCCGCCAGACCACTTCGGCCTGCTGATCGACCAGCAGGAGGTGATAGCCCTTCGGGTAGTACGCGGTTCGTGCGCCGGGCTTCAGGCGACTCACCGCCTCGACCGTCGGCGCGCGGGGAATGATGTGGTCGTTGGCGCCGTAGAACCAGGCGACCGGGACGGAGATCGCGCCCGGCGACGTCCAGGCGCGCTCCATCAGTCCGACCAGCCCATAGAGCGTGTCGGAGCGCGCGCCCCAGATCATCAGCCGATCACGGCCCATGCGGCGTAGTTCGTCCAGATTGTCGGACGGCGTCACCTCACGCACCAACCACTCGGGCGGCTTGATCACCCAGTCGCCCTTCGCATGGGCGGTGATCCACAGGCTCAGCTTGTTGGGCAGCGGCTGGTTCGACCATCCCCAGACCGCCGGGGCGAACAGCATCAGCTTGTCGACGCGCGGCGGGTCGGGCGTCGCCATGGCGCTGATCGCCAGGCCGCCACCCATGCTGATTCCGGCCAGGGCGACCTTGGCGCGCGGATGACGTTCGCGCACGGCCTCGACCAGCAGACGGACATCCTCGATGACCAGCTCGGCCGGCGCCCAGACGCCGCGCTCGGGCGAGCGACCAAAGCCGCGAACATCCAGCGCGTAGGTCGCGATCCCCCTGCCCGCCCACCAGGCGGCGGCCAGGTGATAGGCGTTAGAATAGTCGTTCATGCCATGCAGGCCGACCACGACCCAGTCGGGCTCGCCGGCCGGCAGCCAGCGCATCAGACCAAGATGCGCGCCGTCGAAGCTGATGAAGGCCTCGTCTGTCAGGCGCGGCCCTCGAAACCCCAGCGCCGCCAGCTCAGGCCGCTGGCGCAGCGGCGCACACGCCGACAGCGCGGCGGCGCAGGCGGACAGGATCAGGGCGCGGCGGTTCATGATCGTAGAATGTCCGCGACACGCTCGCGAAGATAGGGCGTCACCTCCGCCTCGAACCAGGGATTGCGCTTCAGCCAGGCGGTGTTGCGCCAAGACGGATGCGGTAGAGGCAGCACATTCGGTCCGAACTCCCGCCAGCGGGCGACCGTCTCGGTCATGGTCTTGCCCGTTCGGCCGGCCAGGGCCCAGTCCTGGGCGTAGCCGCCGACCAGCAGGGTCAGCTCGACATTGGGCAAGGCCGCCAGGAGCTGCGATCGCCACAGCGTCGCGCAGCGCGGCGGTGGCGGATAGTCGCCGCCCTTGGGATTGGTCCCCGGAAAACAGAAGGCCATGGCCGCAACGCCGATCTCGGGCCGGCCATAGAAGGTCTCGCGGTCGATCCCCATCCACTGCCGCAGGCGGACGCCCGAGGGGTCGTTGAAAGGCAGGCCCGTCTCGTGGACGATCCGGCCCGGGGCCTGGCCAGCGATCAGCAGCCGCGTCGCCGCGCTAACCCGCGTCACCGGCCGGGGCGTGTGCGGCAGGTACGGCGCGCAGGCGCGGCAGGCCGAGATTTCGGAGAGAAGGGTCTCGAGGGGCATGGACGGGATTTAGGCGATCCCGTCCACCGCCCCAAGGGGGGCGCCAAGGGTCAGTACTCAGTCGCCTGAAATCAATTTCTGTCGTCATCCCGGCCGGAAGCCCGCTTGCGGGCTGGAGCGCCGGGACCCAGGGGCAACCGCACTGCGCCGGCCCCTGGGTCCCGGATAGCCTCTACGAGGCTTCCGGGATGACAAGCGGTTTAGTCTTTGAAGTATCGGAGCTTTCGTGTCCGCAATTGGGTCCGCCGCCTTAAGCGCCCAGCATCCGGCGTTCGCGCTTGATGATGTCCGCAAACGACGGCCGGGCCAGGATGGCGTCGGCATAGGCCTTGGACTTGGGCCACTTGGCGAAATCAAAGCCGGCGTGCTCCAGGTTCACGAAGGGGCTGGCCACGGCGATGTCGGCCAGGGTGAACCGGTCCTCGATCAGGAAGCCGCTGGCGGGGATCGCGTGCTCCAGATAGTCGAGCACCGGCGGCATCGCGACGTTGATCCCCTTTTCGATCGCCCCTTCGTCAGGCTGGGCGCCCATGAAGCGCGGCCCCACCACGCGGTTGAAGAAGATCGGGCCCGCAGCGCCGACAAAGATCGAGTCGGCGTACTCTTCGTACCAGACGGTCCGCGCGCGCGCCTTGGGCTCGGTCGGGATCAGGTTCGGCTCGGGATGGGCCGCATCCAGATAGGTGATGATCGCCGAGGAGTCCGAGATCTTGAAATCGCCGTCCTGGAACCCGGGAATCTTGCCGAACGGGCTGCAGGCGTCGAACTCGGTGTCGGGCTGGCCCAGCCGGACCACCTTGTTGTCGTACGCCAGACCCTTTTCGGTGGCGAACACCATGGTCTTGCGGACGAACGGCGAAAGCGACGAGCCGTAGATGAGCATCGATGGTCTCCCTGGTTTGGGAGACCATAGGCCATCGACTTAGTTTCTTTTCAAGACTAACTTGAGACCGCGACTATTCTTCTTCGCCGGCCGGCTCTTCGAAGCTGGTCGGGTCGCCTTCCAGGCGCAGACGGATGCGATAGACGCCGCGGAACTTCTCGGGATTGACCGGCTTGTTGTGGCGCAGGATCACCACCTTGCCCTCGCGCGCGAGTTCGATGGCGTTGGTGCGTACGTGGCCCAGTTGCTGCTGCCAGCGCTCGGGCTGGATCGCCTTGGCGATGTTCATCGGGTCGATCGACTTGCCTTCGGGCAAGGCCGCCAGTTGGAACAGGATGGTGTCTTGGATCGGGGTGGTCATACGCCTCGCCATGCCACGGATCGCGTCCGAACGCGAGGCGCGGCTTGCGCGCGCGAGACGACCGCTCTAACTGAACCCCGATAAGTTTCGGAGGGGACGGCATGGACGGCGGGGCCGAGAGTTCCAGCAGCTCGCGATTGGTCGAGAGCGGTGAGTGGGCCGGTTGGCGCACCTGGCAAGGCATGGACCCGTTCGAGGACCAGTCCGGCCCCTTCTATTTCCGCGAGGATGAAACCGGCCGCGTCACCTGCGCCTTCCGCGCCGAGCCCAAGCACATGAACGGCGGCGGCTTCATGCACGGCGGCTGCATGATGACCTTCGCCGACTTCTGCCTGTTCGCGATCGCCTGGCGTGACCTGGCCGGGAGCCACGCCGTCACCGTCAGCCTGAACGGCGAATTCGTCGGCCCGGCCCGTCCCGGCGACCTGGTCACGGCCACCGGCGAGGTCGTGCGCGCTGGCGGCGCCCTGCTGTTTGTGCGCGGCCTGATCTCGACCGGTTCCAGCCCGATGCTGAACTTCTCGGGCGTGATCAAGCGGATCCGCTCGCGATAGCGCCTCAGGCGGTCATGCCCGCCGCAGCGGCGGGCCTGGCCAGCATGGCGTCCAGCCAGCGGTTGACGTGGACCCGTTCGGGATCCGGCCGCCACTTGATCATGCGTCCGAAATCCAGGCTCGTGACCGCGATGACATCGACGATCGTGATGCGGTCCGCCGCGATGAACGGGCTTTCGGCCAGGCGGTCATCGAGCACCCTCAGGCTCTTTCTGACGCTCTCGAGATTGTAGGCGGCCACTTCGGGGACCTGCGCCTCCAGCGCGGCCATGCCGGGATGGCTGTGACGCACGCCCTGCATCATCGGCGTGGCGACCATCATCTCGGTGCGCCGCAGCCACATCTCGATGATCGCCGTCTCCTTGGGGTCGCGCCCGAACATGTTCGGCTCGGGATAGACGCTTTCCAGATAGCGGCAGATGGCGACCGACTCGGTGATCACCGTCCCATCGTCCAGCTCCAGCGCGGGCACGTGGGCGAGACCCGCCTTGCCGCGATACTCCGGCGACCTGTGCTCGCCGCCCATGATCGACAGGCTGACGATCTCCACGTCGGAGATCCCCTTCTCGGCCATGAACCACCGCACACGGCGCGGATTGGGGGCCCGCAGGCAATCGTAGAGTTTCATGGTCGTCCTCCCCTTTCGCCCACACTAAGAGCCCTTCCCCTCGATGGGGAAGGGTCGGGAGGGTTAATCGCTGAGTCTCAGCCGCAAGACGCGCTCGGCCAGGAGGAGCTGATGGCCTAGGCGCATGTGCCTGACACGATGTCACCCCATCCCAACCCTTCCCCATCAAAGGGGAAGGGAGCTTCCCTGCGCGGCCCTTACCTCAAAGCCCTTCCCCTTGATGGGGAAGGGTTGGGATGGGGTGATTGCTGAATTTCCGCCAAGACGCGCTCGGCCACGAGATACGGATTGCCGAACGCCTCACCGTCGCGGACACGCATGACGCGATACCCCTGGGACGCAAGCCAGGCGTCGCGCGCGGCGTCGTGCAGTTGAGCTTCAGGATGATCATGCCGGCCGCTGTCGACTTCGATGACGAGCCGTGAAGCGTGATGGACGAAGTCGACGACATAGCGCCCGATCGGCGCTTGGCGGCGGACGTGGAGGTCAAGAGCGCGAAGAGCCTTCCACAGGACCCTCTCGCTGACGGTCATCTCGTTCCGGAGACGACGGGCGCGTTTGACGACGCCAGGGGCATGTCGAGGCGTCGGTGTTCCTTCGGACACGCTGTCACCCCATCCCCTACCCTTCCCCATCAAAGGGGAAGGGAGGAAAAGGAGCAACCTTTAGTTGACTCTAGAGCCCAAACAGGCTGCGCGGCATCAGGCCGACCAGCGAGGCGGTCAGGCAGGTGGCCAGGAAGCCGGCCATCATCGCCTTCCAGACCAGGCCCAGCACTTCCTGCCGGCGCTGGGGCACCAGCACCGAGAAGCCGGCGACGTTCATGCCCACCGAGCCGATGTTGGCGAAGCCGCACAGAGCGTAGGTCATGATCATCCGGGTACGCTCGTCCAGCAGGGCCTCGCCCACCTTGGACAGCTGGATGAAGGCGGTGAACTCGGTCAGGATCAGCTTCACGCCCAGCAGACCGCCGGCCGTGCCCGCTTCCTCCCACGGAATGCCCATGGACCAGGCCAGCGGCGCGAAGACTACGCCCAGGCCGCGCGCGATGCTCAGCGGCTCGCCGCCCACCGGCGGGAAGGCGCCCAGGATCTTGTCGACCATGGTGGCCAGGGCCACGAAGACGATCAGGGTGGCGCCGACGTTCAGGGCGATCTGCAGGCCGTCGGTGGTGCCCTTCATGACCGCGTCGATCGAGCTGCCGTAAGTCTTGTCCTCAGCCGCGAGGTCGAGATCGGCGCCCTTCTCCATCGGGTCGGACGGCACGATGATCCGGGCCAGTAGCACGCCGGCCGGGGCCGAGATGATCGAGGCGGTCA is a genomic window containing:
- a CDS encoding glutathione S-transferase family protein codes for the protein MLIYGSSLSPFVRKTMVFATEKGLAYDNKVVRLGQPDTEFDACSPFGKIPGFQDGDFKISDSSAIITYLDAAHPEPNLIPTEPKARARTVWYEEYADSIFVGAAGPIFFNRVVGPRFMGAQPDEGAIEKGINVAMPPVLDYLEHAIPASGFLIEDRFTLADIAVASPFVNLEHAGFDFAKWPKSKAYADAILARPSFADIIKRERRMLGA
- a CDS encoding PaaI family thioesterase, translating into MDGGAESSSSSRLVESGEWAGWRTWQGMDPFEDQSGPFYFREDETGRVTCAFRAEPKHMNGGGFMHGGCMMTFADFCLFAIAWRDLAGSHAVTVSLNGEFVGPARPGDLVTATGEVVRAGGALLFVRGLISTGSSPMLNFSGVIKRIRSR
- a CDS encoding uracil-DNA glycosylase family protein, translated to MPLETLLSEISACRACAPYLPHTPRPVTRVSAATRLLIAGQAPGRIVHETGLPFNDPSGVRLRQWMGIDRETFYGRPEIGVAAMAFCFPGTNPKGGDYPPPPRCATLWRSQLLAALPNVELTLLVGGYAQDWALAGRTGKTMTETVARWREFGPNVLPLPHPSWRNTAWLKRNPWFEAEVTPYLRERVADILRS
- a CDS encoding endonuclease domain-containing protein, coding for MGKGRGWGDSVSEGTPTPRHAPGVVKRARRLRNEMTVSERVLWKALRALDLHVRRQAPIGRYVVDFVHHASRLVIEVDSGRHDHPEAQLHDAARDAWLASQGYRVMRVRDGEAFGNPYLVAERVLAEIQQSPHPNPSPSRGRALR
- a CDS encoding NupC/NupG family nucleoside CNT transporter, which gives rise to MFRPENVQALAGLALTLGLCWLVSENRKRFPWVLAIGAVVIQVMLVLVLFGLPQAQQMLRGVNGAVEGLGASTQAGTAFVFGFLAGGDQPYTVSNPGAGFIFAFRVMPVILVVCALSALLWHWKILKWLAQGFGFVFQKTLGLRGPPALATAATIFMGQVEGPIFIRAYLDKLSRSELFMLIAVGMACVSGSTMVAYATILADVLPNAAAHVLTASIISAPAGVLLARIIVPSDPMEKGADLDLAAEDKTYGSSIDAVMKGTTDGLQIALNVGATLIVFVALATMVDKILGAFPPVGGEPLSIARGLGVVFAPLAWSMGIPWEEAGTAGGLLGVKLILTEFTAFIQLSKVGEALLDERTRMIMTYALCGFANIGSVGMNVAGFSVLVPQRRQEVLGLVWKAMMAGFLATCLTASLVGLMPRSLFGL
- a CDS encoding glutathione S-transferase family protein, with protein sequence MKLYDCLRAPNPRRVRWFMAEKGISDVEIVSLSIMGGEHRSPEYRGKAGLAHVPALELDDGTVITESVAICRYLESVYPEPNMFGRDPKETAIIEMWLRRTEMMVATPMMQGVRHSHPGMAALEAQVPEVAAYNLESVRKSLRVLDDRLAESPFIAADRITIVDVIAVTSLDFGRMIKWRPDPERVHVNRWLDAMLARPAAAAGMTA
- a CDS encoding Leu/Phe/Val dehydrogenase, which translates into the protein MTLFDSPDFEGHEGVHAFFDEKTGLKSIIAVHSTARGPAAGGCRMWDYSSADAALTDALRLSRGMSYKNAMADLDFGGGKAVIIGDSRSQKTPELFEAFGRAVDSLGGQYWTAEDVGVSPSDLESTRKTTRFVAGLEGHAAASGDPSPVTAEGVFRGVRLCVERALNRDLKGVRVAIQGVGHVGAYLAEKLHAAGAELIIADVNQVALAEVAAKTGATIVPTDAIFDVEADVFAPCALGGAISNATLPRLKVKVIAGGANNQLADAMIGQTVFDRGILYAPDYVINGGGIINVAAEIRALEAGGAFDGGWVATKLDRLAQTLAEVIDQSIAEKRPANLVADEIARARIAAARG
- a CDS encoding alpha/beta hydrolase encodes the protein MNRRALILSACAAALSACAPLRQRPELAALGFRGPRLTDEAFISFDGAHLGLMRWLPAGEPDWVVVGLHGMNDYSNAYHLAAAWWAGRGIATYALDVRGFGRSPERGVWAPAELVIEDVRLLVEAVRERHPRAKVALAGISMGGGLAISAMATPDPPRVDKLMLFAPAVWGWSNQPLPNKLSLWITAHAKGDWVIKPPEWLVREVTPSDNLDELRRMGRDRLMIWGARSDTLYGLVGLMERAWTSPGAISVPVAWFYGANDHIIPRAPTVEAVSRLKPGARTAYYPKGYHLLLVDQQAEVVWRDAEAFLRDPPDAWPPSGVPAIPASVTGMTALDPPKAAKRTLSQGQPSGL
- a CDS encoding TetR/AcrR family transcriptional regulator, encoding MSPTTDAAASHEVDASETEAATKNLVFVAAERLFALHGFQNVSVRDITAAAGVNLASVNYHFGSKDALLFEIFKRRTAELNRERAKMLHEANDRNAGAPPLREILAALLTPPLRWLAPDHERRISLQFLIRARSEGTDEIRQVLKTDVSHLRRFSDALLRARPELSPEEVYWRLHFTLGMLHNNRFAEFDRLNVLSEGQTSEADVVALLNRMLGFAEAGFRA
- a CDS encoding DUF3253 domain-containing protein, yielding MTTPIQDTILFQLAALPEGKSIDPMNIAKAIQPERWQQQLGHVRTNAIELAREGKVVILRHNKPVNPEKFRGVYRIRLRLEGDPTSFEEPAGEEE